From the Leptospira congkakensis genome, the window TCGCCGATCCTAAAGACAACGGGGAAAACAAATTGCATGAGATCGACTGAAGCACAAGAAAAGAAACCGTTGCCACTTCCCAATACCGTACTTCATCAAAAATTGGAATCATTCACAAACTCGATGATCCAATCGATGCAAACCAAAACAAAAGAAGAAAAATCCTGGGCCGTTCTCTCCATGTCAGGGGAAATTTTAGCTCACGGCCATAAACTTCCACAAATCGACCGTAATTCCGATTCCTTATTTTCTATCTAATTTTCGAGGTTTATATGTCTAGACTCGGTATCCGTATTTTCGTCAACATTCAACTAGCGCTTGTTAGTGTAATTTGGTTTACAATTTCTAATCCAGTTTCTGCAGAACCTTATGGGATGGCCGGCTGTGGGCTTGGGTCTATGGTACCAGTTTGGAAAAATGACATTGGCCAAGTTTTGGCAGCTACCACGAACGGAAGTTTGTCTTCTCAAACTTTTGGAATCACTTCAGGAACATCGAATTGTACAACAGATGGGATTGTTCGTGCCGATCGAATTCAGGAAGTTTTTGTTACTTATAACGAAGGCCCTCTGGAAGTGGAGACAACTAGAGGAACAGGGGAAAGAATTAGAACCATTGCATCTTTGTTAGGTTGTCCAACTCATGACCAAGAACTAGGAAAGTTAATGAAAGAACAACATTCTTATATTTTTGAATTAACAAATGATGACTCTGTTCCAAGATCCAAATTAATTTTATCTAGGTTAAAATCAAAAATTGCCGAAGATCCAACTTTAAAACAAGCTTGTTTGTATTAATCGCGAATAACTCGCGAAATTTCAGAATTGTATCTATGTGCTGCCTCTGTTTGGTTGAGATATCCGTAAGCACCTAACTCAAATAAAAACGCAGCCGTAATTCCATAACTTCCATCCACAACGGAATCACAGCCCTTTTTCCCTGCGGGATGAATGTTCCAATCACGGGGATTCAAAAATTGGAAATTTTCCGGACAAACGACATGACTATAATTTTTGCCATCAGCATGTCTTGCTTCATGTAGCAGAACCAAAACACGATCCAATCGATTAAGGTTAAAAAACGGTCTTCCTAATAAAACATCTCCATCTTGATACATCGCAATGTATTCACCTGTGGAACCGAAAGAATATTTTTTGATTCGTGACTGGATCCAACGGGAAAGTTTTTTTCCTGAAAATCCAAACTTAAATATAGATTCGAATTGAGTGAGTTTGTTGTAAGTGGATTTATCTATTTTGATTTTTTTGGGTTCGATTGATTCCAAATAAGAAAAAGATTCTTTTAAAACTTTAGATTGTTTTGCATTTAACTTGGATTCATCGGCGTACAAAACGACACCAGAAAGCAGATAAAGAGCAAGAACAAGGAATGGTGTTTTATGAGAACTGAGTTCAAAAAGTGGCTTGGAGTCCACCATAGTAAAACCTGGGACGAATAGGATTGTATGTAAGCTCGTATTGGTCTAGGACGTTGTCTACTCCTAAAAACAAAGACATCCTTCCGTCGAAGAATTTTTTCTCCATTCTAACGTTGAGAAGGGTAAAAGCCTTTCCATAAACAACTTTGTTATTCTCTTCTACGCTTTTGGTTTGTTGGTCAATGAGAGCTGTACTGGATCCCGCAGTAAATTCGTTGGTTGTACTATAAAACGGACGTTTGTCTAAACGTTTGGCACGAAGTGCAAATTCCCAGCCACCGGGTGCATTTACAAAAAAGTTCATTGTTCCTTGGTGTAAGGCTCTTCCTTCCAATGGTCTATCGGTTGTTAGATCTCTAGTATCTGTTTGGTTGTAACCAAGTTCCAAAGCAAAATATTTTAGAAATCGAACTCGGGAACCTGCTTCCACACCTCTAGTATAAGCGCGTTGAACGTTCTTTAATTGGAAGTTGGCAAATTCACTGGTTCTTGTTCCAAAACTGTATTGGATGAGATCGGTAATATCATTTCGAAATACACTTAAGGATAAGGTCCAAAATTTATAGGGAGTGTATTCTATGTCTGCGTTAACCGTTGTTGATTTTTCAGGTCTAAGTTTGTCATTTCCATCGACGACGTAACCGACACCAGGGTTTTCAAAACGTAAGTATAATTCTCGGAAAGAGGGTGGTCGAAATCCCTTTCCATAACTAGCACGAAAAACTAAGTTACTTGTGATATCAACTTTGGTTGCAATTTTTGGTGTGGTTTGTCCGCCAAATTGAGAGTCCACATCGTGACGAACCCCTGGAACGAGTCGCCAAACAAAACCTTGGCGCCAAAGAACCCATTCATCTTGAATGAATGCAGCTCTCCTGGTTCGGTAAGCATTTCGTCTTTGTAATCTGTCTGATTGTAACTCTTCCGAATAAGATTCTACCCCAGCAGTGATCATATGATCATTATTAATCTCGTGATCGATTTGAGCGACACCTTGCGATGAAAATTCATTTGTGAGTTCTTTCACATCCAACTCATTAGAATTTCTTTGGTCTAATTTATAGTGATTTTCCCAACGAGAGAAGTTTCCTCGAAAGGATACCATATTCCGTTTTCCATAAGCATACTCAATAGCACCTAACCCAAGAAAGTCGTTCGTTAAATTGGTTCTATCAAAAACACCACCATTGGCTCTCGAATCAATCCCTGCTTGGTTTCGATTTAAGTAATTGATTCCTGTTTTTACTTTAAGGGGACCATCTGGATTGAAAATCATGTTCCCGCCTATATTGGCATCTTGGAACGCATTTCCGGTAGTAGCAGGAGTTTTGGGATCTAAATCATAAGCAGCAGATTGGTTGAACCCACCAAAAAAATTTGTAGCTACAAATTCATTTTTGAAACCCACATCGGCGATCATGTTCTTTTCACCTTGAGTTCCAAAATTGGTTTGTCTTCCGTTTCCATAAGAAGTTCGGAATTGGTAGTGTTCAGGTTTTTCCGCTTGTTTGGTGATGATATTGATCACACCACCGATGGCATCAGCACCATACAAAGAAGAGGAACTTCCTTTTACAATTTCAATTCGTTCAATATTTTGAACTTTAAATCGAGTGAGGTCAATTGTGTTGTTCAAACGACCCGCAACACGTTGTCCATCTACGAGAAAAAGAACATATTTGGAATCGAGACCAAGCATTTGGATTTGGGATCCACCAAAAAATGGTGTTACGTTGATCCCTAGTTGGGTATCAAGCACCTCACCTAAGTTACGCGCTCCTGTTTGTTCAATTCGTTTCCTAGAAATGACTTCTGTTGCAACAGCAGAATCTTTTAGCCTTCGTTCACCACGAGACCCTGTGACCACAATTCCGTTTTTATTATCTAAATCTTTAAATCTATCTGCTTCCTCGGTGGTCGGAGGAGTGGTTGTATCAACATTTCCTGTTTCTGGAACGGGAGTCGTTGTTCCTGTTGTTGGGGCATTCGGATCTTTCGCCGGTTCAGATTCTTTAGGAACAGGAATGGTATTGGGCGTTTGGTCAGTAGTTTTGGTATTTTTTCCCGTATCTTTGGGACGTGTTTGGGAATGAACCTCTCCTATAAAAAGTACAAAGAGGCAAAGAATGGGAAATAGAAACTGAATGAAAGAATGCATTAGGGAAGTTTTTTCCATCGGATGGTCGGATAACCAGAAGTTCCCGCATCACTATAATAATTTTCGATATGAATGGCGTAAGTAGAAAGGCCTGTTCCTCCTCGAATGAGAAAGACATCAGGTTTCGGAGTTAAGAATCCAATGGTATAATAATACCACTCAGTAACGAGGCCATTTCCTACAAAGGTTGCTCCTGCTCCACCAATACCTTGTGTGGTAGTGGCTGCATCGATTGTAAATGTGTTACACCCTTGGCTTGCTGCAGAATTGGAACTTGCAACTCCAAAATCGGTTGTACTACTTTTACATGCTCCGCCTAAACCAAAACGATTGGTTTCGCCAGAATTTGTAGCAACCTTGTATCTGTTAAATGCAACATCC encodes:
- a CDS encoding TonB-dependent receptor plug domain-containing protein — translated: MHSFIQFLFPILCLFVLFIGEVHSQTRPKDTGKNTKTTDQTPNTIPVPKESEPAKDPNAPTTGTTTPVPETGNVDTTTPPTTEEADRFKDLDNKNGIVVTGSRGERRLKDSAVATEVISRKRIEQTGARNLGEVLDTQLGINVTPFFGGSQIQMLGLDSKYVLFLVDGQRVAGRLNNTIDLTRFKVQNIERIEIVKGSSSSLYGADAIGGVINIITKQAEKPEHYQFRTSYGNGRQTNFGTQGEKNMIADVGFKNEFVATNFFGGFNQSAAYDLDPKTPATTGNAFQDANIGGNMIFNPDGPLKVKTGINYLNRNQAGIDSRANGGVFDRTNLTNDFLGLGAIEYAYGKRNMVSFRGNFSRWENHYKLDQRNSNELDVKELTNEFSSQGVAQIDHEINNDHMITAGVESYSEELQSDRLQRRNAYRTRRAAFIQDEWVLWRQGFVWRLVPGVRHDVDSQFGGQTTPKIATKVDITSNLVFRASYGKGFRPPSFRELYLRFENPGVGYVVDGNDKLRPEKSTTVNADIEYTPYKFWTLSLSVFRNDITDLIQYSFGTRTSEFANFQLKNVQRAYTRGVEAGSRVRFLKYFALELGYNQTDTRDLTTDRPLEGRALHQGTMNFFVNAPGGWEFALRAKRLDKRPFYSTTNEFTAGSSTALIDQQTKSVEENNKVVYGKAFTLLNVRMEKKFFDGRMSLFLGVDNVLDQYELTYNPIRPRFYYGGLQATF
- a CDS encoding HmuY family protein: MSDGDLFVNQLVTNLVNAGNPNALDKIVFSRANGDGSYTTRFNATNLDFYIYFQFEGNKQIPFSEKDSLTWDVAFNRYKVATNSGETNRFGLGGACKSSTTDFGVASSNSAASQGCNTFTIDAATTTQGIGGAGATFVGNGLVTEWYYYTIGFLTPKPDVFLIRGGTGLSTYAIHIENYYSDAGTSGYPTIRWKKLP
- a CDS encoding DUF3015 domain-containing protein is translated as MSRLGIRIFVNIQLALVSVIWFTISNPVSAEPYGMAGCGLGSMVPVWKNDIGQVLAATTNGSLSSQTFGITSGTSNCTTDGIVRADRIQEVFVTYNEGPLEVETTRGTGERIRTIASLLGCPTHDQELGKLMKEQHSYIFELTNDDSVPRSKLILSRLKSKIAEDPTLKQACLY